The Crocinitomicaceae bacterium genome includes a region encoding these proteins:
- a CDS encoding HlyC/CorC family transporter, producing MALDIFITLLLVFMNGFFVAAEFAIVKVRASQLEVHIKNGNRFAVLSKHIVTHLDGYLAATQLGITLASLALGWIGEPVVSKMIISVMHWFDVELSHDTAHAIALPIAFAIITVLHIVFGELAPKSIAIQRSEGTTLALSYPLQFFYIIFRPFIWILNGIANLILKMLGITSSHGNDVHSSDELKYLVKLGKESGEIGETDYDIIKNAFEFSERTAEEVMVPRTKVVAVDLNDYNEEILEKIIDERFSRIPCFEDNLDHVTGIVHLKDILLAMRKGGKVNLRSMITPIIIIPQNKRIGTLLKEFQQKHQQMAVVVDEYGGTLGIVTMEDILEELVGEIQDETDNEIPFVEQTADKTFQVLASASIDDINDLIPRNIEKKDEYNTLAGYIIDKCGRIPAVNEKFTADGYEITILKKNRTTILLVKLVDMQP from the coding sequence ATGGCACTTGATATTTTCATTACCCTTCTGTTGGTTTTCATGAATGGCTTTTTTGTTGCGGCTGAATTCGCTATTGTAAAAGTGAGGGCATCTCAGCTTGAAGTTCACATTAAAAACGGAAATCGTTTCGCTGTTTTATCCAAGCATATCGTTACTCATCTTGACGGGTATCTGGCAGCAACGCAATTAGGTATTACGCTTGCAAGTCTTGCTTTAGGTTGGATTGGAGAACCAGTTGTCTCTAAAATGATTATTAGTGTGATGCATTGGTTTGATGTGGAACTGAGCCATGATACCGCTCACGCCATTGCTTTGCCTATTGCTTTTGCTATTATCACGGTATTGCATATTGTGTTTGGTGAGCTGGCACCTAAGTCAATTGCAATTCAGCGTTCTGAAGGAACAACCCTTGCTTTATCTTATCCTTTACAATTTTTCTATATCATCTTCAGACCCTTTATCTGGATATTGAATGGCATTGCAAATCTCATTCTTAAAATGCTTGGCATCACATCAAGTCACGGAAATGACGTACACAGCAGTGACGAATTAAAATATCTGGTTAAGCTGGGTAAAGAGAGTGGTGAGATTGGTGAAACGGATTACGACATTATAAAAAATGCCTTTGAATTTTCAGAACGCACGGCTGAAGAAGTGATGGTGCCGCGTACAAAAGTAGTGGCTGTTGATTTGAATGATTATAATGAAGAGATACTGGAGAAAATTATTGATGAACGTTTTTCACGCATTCCTTGTTTTGAAGATAATTTGGATCACGTAACGGGTATTGTGCATTTGAAAGATATTCTGCTTGCCATGCGAAAAGGAGGAAAGGTGAATTTGCGAAGCATGATTACACCCATCATCATCATTCCACAAAACAAACGTATAGGAACCTTGTTGAAAGAGTTTCAGCAAAAGCATCAGCAAATGGCCGTGGTGGTTGATGAATATGGTGGTACATTAGGTATTGTCACCATGGAAGATATTTTGGAAGAGCTTGTTGGTGAAATACAAGATGAAACCGACAATGAAATTCCTTTTGTTGAGCAAACTGCTGACAAAACATTTCAGGTGCTTGCCTCTGCAAGTATTGATGATATCAATGATTTAATACCGCGAAATATTGAAAAGAAAGACGAGTATAACACGCTTGCCGGTTACATCATTGACAAATGCGGACGTATACCCGCTGTGAATGAAAAATTCACCGCAGATGGATATGAAATAACCATTCTCAAAAAAAACCGAACCACTATTTTATTAGTCAAACTGGTTGACATGCAGCCTTAA
- a CDS encoding tetratricopeptide repeat protein — protein MISSILVISLSALNQKLWAQSFGDQSFYLVDSLDLTAISEETRTLLDTSFTLYHNAQDDTTRLSLLEHIVDQCWEEFLWPQYNQMVYDQASYHLKLERNPLTSKKYASLLAGSISNLGYIADNISNVPVALNYYHQALRIYEQIGDREGAASSFNNLGVLYSAQGDTSKAMYYHNESLRLKKIIGDQEGIAVSLNNIGTIYKDKGRIFEALDCFEKSLRIARELDDRRSMAIAYDNIAGVYFTEGYEAKAIDFYTRAYDIRIINGEYTGASFSLNNISRVYFALNNIDKAFDYAKRSFELASELGFPIDIQNAAASLTNIYKRKNDYKNALFYFEIQVQMSDSIYNDNNERAMLSQSLRYEFEKETLKKTLQHQKEQAVKDLQISQRDAEISKERMLSYSLIIGLVLMVYLVYISVRNYRRKQRDNELIQQQKNEVENQKQKIEKQHHILEETYKEISDSITYAKRIQQAILPPADLISNSFSDAFVWYQPKNVVSGDFFWYHQTGDDILLAVADCTGHGVPGAMVSVVCHNAMNRAVLEFGLQQPDLVLNKTRDLVIETFDKSGSEVKDGMDISLIHVNTKTNLLQYAGANNNLYLIRHGLRNDNVAERIETALIDEKGLTFYELKADKQPIGRFSKAKPFNLIRFALEKNDQLYLFSDGLADQFGGPKGKKFKYAQIKEILFTHASHAMLIQNKALLNGYESWKGELEQVDDICFIGIRI, from the coding sequence TTGATCAGCAGTATTCTGGTGATTAGCCTGTCTGCGCTGAATCAAAAATTATGGGCTCAATCTTTTGGTGATCAATCATTTTACCTTGTTGATTCATTAGATCTGACAGCAATTTCAGAAGAAACCAGAACTCTTTTAGATACTTCATTCACGCTTTATCACAACGCCCAAGATGATACAACAAGGCTGAGTTTATTGGAGCATATTGTTGATCAATGCTGGGAAGAGTTTTTATGGCCGCAGTACAACCAAATGGTTTATGATCAGGCGTCATATCATTTGAAGTTGGAAAGAAATCCACTGACTTCAAAAAAGTACGCTTCACTGCTAGCCGGGTCAATCAGTAATTTGGGATACATAGCAGATAATATCAGCAACGTACCTGTTGCCTTGAATTATTACCATCAAGCCTTGCGCATTTATGAGCAAATTGGCGATAGAGAAGGAGCTGCCAGCAGTTTCAATAATCTGGGTGTTTTGTACAGTGCACAAGGTGATACATCAAAAGCCATGTATTATCACAATGAAAGTTTGCGACTAAAAAAAATTATTGGTGATCAAGAAGGGATTGCAGTATCACTAAATAATATTGGAACTATTTATAAAGATAAAGGACGAATTTTTGAAGCGCTTGATTGCTTTGAAAAAAGTTTGCGCATTGCCCGTGAACTTGATGATAGGCGCAGCATGGCTATTGCGTATGACAATATTGCCGGTGTTTATTTTACTGAAGGATATGAAGCAAAAGCAATTGATTTTTATACCCGCGCCTATGATATTAGAATAATCAATGGTGAATATACCGGGGCTTCATTTTCTCTGAATAATATTTCACGCGTTTATTTTGCACTAAATAATATTGACAAAGCGTTTGACTATGCCAAGCGCAGTTTTGAACTTGCGTCTGAACTCGGTTTTCCTATAGATATTCAAAATGCCGCAGCATCTCTAACCAATATTTATAAAAGAAAAAATGATTATAAAAATGCACTCTTTTATTTTGAGATTCAAGTTCAAATGAGTGACAGTATTTATAATGACAACAATGAAAGAGCTATGTTGTCTCAAAGTCTGCGCTACGAATTTGAAAAAGAAACCTTGAAAAAAACCTTGCAGCATCAAAAAGAGCAAGCCGTAAAAGATTTGCAGATTAGCCAGCGAGATGCAGAGATTAGTAAAGAGCGCATGCTTAGTTACTCGTTAATTATTGGTCTTGTACTCATGGTATATCTGGTATATATTTCAGTGCGGAATTACCGGAGAAAACAACGAGATAATGAATTGATACAACAGCAGAAAAATGAAGTAGAAAATCAAAAACAAAAAATTGAAAAGCAACACCATATTTTAGAAGAAACTTACAAAGAAATATCAGACAGTATTACCTATGCTAAGCGAATTCAGCAAGCCATTTTGCCACCGGCTGATTTGATTTCAAATTCTTTTTCAGATGCTTTTGTATGGTATCAACCCAAAAATGTGGTGAGCGGAGATTTTTTCTGGTATCATCAAACAGGGGATGATATTTTACTTGCAGTGGCTGATTGCACCGGACATGGCGTGCCGGGCGCCATGGTGAGCGTGGTTTGTCACAATGCAATGAATAGGGCTGTGCTAGAATTTGGTTTGCAGCAACCTGATTTGGTGCTCAACAAAACCCGTGATCTTGTCATTGAAACTTTTGATAAAAGTGGAAGTGAAGTAAAGGATGGTATGGATATTTCTCTCATTCATGTGAATACCAAAACCAATTTGCTGCAGTACGCCGGAGCCAATAATAATTTGTATTTGATAAGACATGGATTGCGAAATGATAACGTAGCTGAGCGCATTGAAACCGCTTTGATTGATGAAAAAGGTCTTACTTTTTACGAACTCAAAGCAGATAAACAACCCATTGGCAGGTTCTCTAAAGCAAAACCTTTTAACCTGATTCGCTTCGCTCTTGAAAAAAATGATCAACTCTATCTTTTTAGTGATGGTTTGGCTGACCAATTTGGGGGGCCGAAAGGAAAAAAATTCAAATACGCTCAAATCAAAGAAATTCTTTTTACACATGCATCACACGCTATGCTAATTCAAAACAAAGCATTGCTCAATGGCTATGAATCTTGGAAAGGTGAATTAGAACAAGTGGATGATATTTGTTTCATCGGAATTCGCATTTGA
- a CDS encoding caspase family protein — protein MKKLILYALILVGLTGRSQNLYDIRWTNGGTEYFGFMVFFSEDDVYMRTGYYSANNEYNVVHSEYQYSVDESGDVITMVATSSEFVQNQTDDEWDPDHLFWYKDETTKEWVGPFIISDSDLEAERYENIIEPEFVEVDMNWLNAEYLQFFYYTDEADYKVLLSAGQDQANDSNNNSNSNNSGSNSSFNNGSGNSSGNGNGYNSSFSNGSTNNSNNSSGNSSFSNGSNSNNSNNNSSNNHGGTLVSNGSNTGSNTSTTTNDNTNTNTNTNTNSGGAYGNQPAKLHLIIVANTLISDIGTSTLVDLNNMVGEVTGISEVLGIEMNKMVIQDKNFTKKNVETYMYSFAPGPNDIVIFMYSGHGYRFSNQTEKYPQLDMRYSEYQSIDDNATMNLKQVFDEIVKKGARLNIVLGDCCNSDIGFSRSVGSSFMNSRSSVDPDYEKLKQLFLVSDGDIIAAGASKGEYSWCTMNNGGFFTCSFVGALREEISKFKQDDFPDWGDVMTGTANGTLKKSELCTECDEQHVVYDKFMK, from the coding sequence ATGAAAAAATTAATACTTTACGCGTTAATTCTTGTTGGCCTTACCGGGCGTTCACAAAATCTTTACGATATCCGCTGGACAAATGGAGGAACAGAATATTTCGGTTTCATGGTTTTCTTTTCTGAAGATGACGTGTACATGCGTACCGGTTATTACAGTGCAAATAACGAGTATAATGTTGTTCATTCAGAATATCAATACTCAGTTGATGAGTCAGGTGATGTGATTACCATGGTTGCCACATCATCAGAGTTTGTTCAAAACCAAACGGATGATGAATGGGATCCTGATCACTTATTCTGGTACAAAGATGAAACTACCAAAGAGTGGGTTGGCCCTTTTATCATTTCTGACAGTGATTTGGAAGCTGAGCGATATGAAAATATTATTGAGCCTGAATTTGTTGAGGTTGACATGAACTGGCTGAATGCTGAGTACCTGCAATTTTTCTATTATACGGATGAAGCAGATTATAAAGTGCTCTTAAGTGCCGGTCAAGATCAGGCGAATGATTCAAACAATAATTCCAACTCAAATAACAGCGGATCAAATTCAAGTTTCAATAACGGATCAGGAAATAGTTCAGGCAATGGTAACGGCTACAACTCAAGTTTCAGCAATGGTTCTACTAATAATTCAAACAACAGCAGTGGAAATTCTTCTTTTAGCAATGGTAGCAATAGCAACAACAGTAACAACAACAGCAGCAATAACCACGGAGGTACATTAGTTTCTAACGGATCAAACACGGGTAGCAATACTTCTACCACAACAAACGATAATACCAACACAAATACCAACACAAATACTAATTCGGGTGGAGCTTACGGCAACCAACCCGCAAAACTGCATTTGATTATTGTTGCCAACACCCTCATTTCTGATATTGGAACATCTACCCTGGTTGATTTGAATAATATGGTAGGTGAAGTAACAGGCATTTCTGAGGTATTAGGTATAGAGATGAATAAGATGGTGATTCAAGATAAAAATTTCACTAAAAAAAATGTTGAAACTTACATGTATAGCTTTGCTCCGGGGCCAAATGATATTGTCATCTTCATGTATTCAGGTCATGGTTACCGTTTCTCAAACCAAACTGAAAAATATCCGCAGTTAGACATGCGCTATAGTGAATATCAATCTATAGATGACAATGCAACCATGAATTTGAAACAGGTATTTGATGAAATTGTAAAAAAAGGTGCACGCTTAAATATTGTATTAGGTGACTGCTGTAATAGTGATATCGGATTTTCAAGATCAGTGGGTAGTAGCTTTATGAATTCTCGTTCTAGCGTTGATCCTGATTATGAAAAATTAAAACAACTGTTCCTGGTTTCTGACGGAGATATCATTGCAGCCGGTGCAAGCAAAGGAGAATACTCATGGTGCACCATGAACAACGGCGGCTTTTTCACCTGCAGTTTCGTTGGTGCTTTACGTGAAGAAATAAGCAAATTCAAACAGGATGATTTCCCTGATTGGGGAGATGTAATGACTGGCACCGCAAATGGTACTTTGAAAAAATCTGAACTCTGTACTGAATGTGATGAGCAACACGTGGTGTACGATAAGTTTATGAAATGA
- a CDS encoding type II toxin-antitoxin system ParD family antitoxin, giving the protein MSKNTSITLGDYFDDFIQSILREGRYKNASEIVRAGLRLLEEEERKVIALRNAIEQGINSGLAKDFDPDQHLKMLKKKKK; this is encoded by the coding sequence ATGAGTAAGAATACATCAATAACTTTAGGAGACTACTTTGATGACTTTATACAGAGTATCTTAAGAGAAGGCAGATATAAAAACGCCAGCGAAATAGTTCGAGCAGGACTTAGATTGTTGGAAGAAGAGGAAAGAAAAGTTATTGCTCTTCGAAATGCAATTGAACAAGGAATCAATAGTGGACTTGCCAAAGACTTCGATCCGGACCAACACTTAAAAATGTTGAAAAAGAAAAAAAAGTAA
- a CDS encoding type II toxin-antitoxin system RelE/ParE family toxin codes for MAKYRFTNSAVKDLTEIWDYTKKIWSEKQAEKYYQLIIQACSEIAKDPFKGKEYYEVYPELKGLKTNKHIIFYREMTDKSIEISRILHERMDLKSRLK; via the coding sequence ATGGCAAAATATAGATTCACGAACAGTGCTGTAAAAGACCTTACCGAAATTTGGGACTACACAAAGAAGATTTGGTCTGAAAAACAAGCCGAAAAATATTACCAATTAATTATTCAAGCTTGTTCAGAAATTGCAAAAGACCCATTTAAAGGAAAAGAATATTATGAAGTCTATCCGGAATTAAAAGGATTGAAAACAAACAAGCACATAATTTTTTACCGGGAAATGACTGACAAATCAATTGAGATATCTAGAATTCTGCATGAGCGAATGGACCTGAAAAGTAGATTGAAGTAA
- a CDS encoding T9SS type A sorting domain-containing protein, with amino-acid sequence MNNADNASTVKSEIQTVYNEDPSNTKMLILVGNVAVPHSGNLNPDGHSDHQGAWPTDLFYADMNGNWTDASVNNTTSSNTLNHNIPGDGNTDQSYLPSDVELQTGRIDLSDLPAFSISEKDLLIRYFQKDHLYKTGQLIVGEQALIDDNFTSYAEGFSQSGYNNFTTMFGNANVVMNDYFTQTSFNTSTTGTYLWSYGCGGGTYNSAGGIGSATNFAADSLSAVFTMLFGSYFGDWDYSNAFLRAPLAQGYTLTNCWAGRPCWYFNHMSMGENIGYSTRLSQNNSSLYFSSTIGGLARMISINLMGDPSLRMFYIQPPVNLTVNSTGNSVALNWTAGGSEIGYNIYRRYADSTQYEKLNSSLITATNYTDNSLNQAGTVYYYVKAVEMKITASGSYENESIGAKDSAISTVSIVEEHTVELLLYPNPTSAYLRIENQENLIGLNYTITDQTGKIVLNGKLNNQSIDVRTLPAGVYVFTLSEAALKAVYFTKM; translated from the coding sequence GTGAATAATGCTGACAATGCGTCAACAGTAAAATCAGAAATTCAAACGGTCTATAATGAAGATCCTTCAAATACAAAAATGCTCATACTGGTTGGTAATGTTGCTGTTCCGCACTCAGGCAATTTAAATCCTGACGGGCATTCAGATCATCAAGGCGCTTGGCCAACTGATTTATTTTATGCAGACATGAATGGAAATTGGACTGATGCCAGCGTAAATAATACCACTTCATCCAATACGTTAAATCACAATATTCCCGGAGATGGAAATACAGATCAATCCTATCTGCCGTCAGATGTTGAATTGCAAACCGGGCGAATTGACTTATCTGATTTACCGGCATTTTCAATCAGTGAAAAAGATTTATTGATACGTTATTTTCAGAAAGACCATTTATACAAAACAGGACAACTCATTGTGGGCGAGCAAGCCTTGATTGATGATAATTTCACCTCGTATGCAGAAGGATTTTCACAAAGTGGATACAATAATTTTACAACGATGTTTGGTAATGCAAACGTTGTGATGAATGATTATTTTACACAAACCAGTTTTAATACCTCAACAACCGGCACCTATCTATGGTCTTATGGTTGCGGAGGAGGAACATACAACAGCGCCGGCGGAATTGGTTCTGCAACAAATTTTGCAGCAGATTCTCTCAGTGCAGTTTTTACTATGCTATTCGGATCTTATTTCGGTGATTGGGATTATTCCAACGCATTTTTGCGCGCACCCCTTGCACAAGGTTATACGCTAACAAATTGTTGGGCCGGTCGGCCGTGTTGGTATTTTAATCACATGTCCATGGGTGAAAATATTGGATACTCAACCCGTTTGTCTCAAAACAATTCGTCACTTTATTTTTCAAGTACCATTGGTGGACTTGCCCGCATGATCAGCATTAATTTAATGGGTGACCCATCATTGAGAATGTTCTATATACAACCTCCAGTCAACCTGACTGTAAATTCAACAGGCAATTCAGTTGCGCTAAATTGGACAGCAGGTGGCTCAGAAATTGGGTACAATATTTATCGCAGATATGCTGACTCAACCCAGTATGAAAAATTAAATTCAAGTCTGATTACCGCAACCAATTATACTGACAATTCACTTAATCAGGCAGGCACAGTGTATTATTATGTAAAGGCTGTTGAAATGAAAATAACGGCATCAGGCTCATACGAAAACGAATCTATTGGTGCTAAAGACAGTGCCATCAGTACGGTTTCAATTGTTGAAGAACATACGGTTGAACTTTTACTCTACCCTAACCCAACCTCAGCCTATCTGAGAATTGAAAATCAAGAAAATTTAATCGGGCTGAATTATACTATAACAGATCAAACAGGTAAAATTGTACTAAACGGAAAATTGAATAATCAAAGCATTGATGTGCGTACTCTACCTGCAGGAGTTTATGTGTTTACCTTGTCAGAAGCAGCATTGAAAGCTGTCTATTTTACGAAGATGTGA
- a CDS encoding methyltransferase domain-containing protein → MKKLYKFLLNKLPRPLLIRLSYVFRLFAPLLYKGDKVECPVCERKFRKFLSYGSDVAHRENVLCPYDLTLERHRVMWLYLKQKTDFFTQPGLAVMHIAPEQCFHKKFKKQKNLNYTTGDLVSPIADLHFDLHNIPLQDNQYDVIFCNHVMEHVKDDLQCMKELYRILKPGGWGIMQVPIDATRNETYEDWSITSPEEREKHFWQKDHVRLYGLNYPKRLAEAGFQVEVVDFSKEIPSAQFEKFRIPKEELLYVVRKSA, encoded by the coding sequence ATGAAAAAGCTGTACAAGTTTTTACTCAATAAATTACCTCGTCCGTTATTGATACGACTGAGCTACGTATTTCGCCTGTTTGCTCCGCTACTTTACAAAGGCGACAAAGTGGAGTGTCCGGTGTGTGAGCGCAAATTTAGAAAATTTTTATCCTATGGTTCTGACGTGGCACATCGTGAAAATGTACTTTGTCCCTATGATTTAACATTAGAGCGTCACCGGGTAATGTGGCTTTACCTGAAACAAAAAACAGATTTTTTTACCCAACCCGGATTAGCTGTCATGCACATTGCGCCTGAGCAATGCTTTCATAAAAAATTTAAAAAGCAAAAAAATCTCAACTATACAACCGGAGATTTAGTTTCACCCATTGCAGACTTGCATTTTGATTTGCACAACATTCCGCTTCAAGACAATCAATACGATGTCATTTTCTGTAACCACGTGATGGAACATGTGAAGGATGATCTTCAATGCATGAAAGAATTGTATCGTATACTCAAACCGGGCGGATGGGGCATTATGCAAGTTCCTATTGACGCTACCCGAAATGAAACTTACGAAGACTGGAGCATCACATCACCTGAAGAACGTGAAAAACATTTCTGGCAAAAAGATCACGTAAGACTTTATGGCTTGAACTATCCAAAACGTCTTGCAGAGGCTGGTTTTCAAGTTGAAGTGGTTGACTTCAGCAAAGAAATTCCATCGGCGCAATTTGAAAAGTTTCGTATTCCTAAAGAGGAACTTTTGTACGTGGTTAGAAAGAGTGCTTAG
- a CDS encoding rRNA cytosine-C5-methyltransferase, whose amino-acid sequence MQLPESFLKSLSSVLSEAEVNLFTDAIQQEIPVSVRLNSNKISDLQIDQQVPWCVNGFYLTQRPKFIFDPDFHAGAYYVQEAGSMLIEQALKQHVNLSEPIKVLDLCASPGGKSTHVLSLISDDSLLVSNEVIHSRIQALEQNLVRWGSSNFLITQNDPSAFSSFKGQFDIILVDAPCSGEGMFRKHAHAVSEWSEQNVNHCAARQNRILEDVWPSLKEDGLLIYSTCTYNVQENEYNIQNFLANVDGVSLKVNLPEQWNVLESKHDEVFGYRMMPHRTRSEGFFMSVIQKKSEESSRQKVQLMKAASAKFDWQHYLKDADNFLLIEFKNQFFAIHKSHHAFISDCVQRLHVINPGLCMGEIKGHDFVPDTALALSTSLSKESFRITDLTKEDALRYLQKEAVISSHSEKGFELVSYKNQPLGFIKNLGNRSNNLYPKNWRILSRVE is encoded by the coding sequence ATGCAATTGCCTGAGTCTTTTCTTAAATCCTTGTCATCTGTTTTATCTGAGGCTGAGGTGAATCTATTTACAGACGCTATTCAGCAAGAAATTCCGGTGAGTGTGCGGCTTAATTCAAATAAAATTTCTGATTTACAAATTGACCAACAGGTGCCTTGGTGTGTGAATGGATTTTATTTAACTCAGCGCCCCAAATTTATTTTTGATCCTGATTTTCACGCAGGTGCTTATTATGTGCAAGAGGCGGGCAGCATGTTGATTGAACAGGCGCTGAAACAACATGTGAACTTATCTGAACCTATCAAGGTACTTGACTTGTGCGCATCGCCCGGAGGGAAATCAACGCATGTGCTATCGTTAATCTCTGATGATAGTTTGTTGGTGAGTAATGAAGTAATTCACTCAAGAATTCAGGCTTTGGAACAAAATTTAGTGCGGTGGGGATCATCAAATTTTTTGATTACGCAAAATGATCCTTCTGCTTTTTCATCTTTCAAAGGTCAGTTTGATATCATTTTGGTTGATGCGCCCTGCTCAGGGGAAGGTATGTTTAGAAAACATGCGCATGCCGTTTCAGAATGGAGTGAACAAAACGTGAACCATTGCGCTGCAAGGCAGAATAGAATTCTTGAAGATGTTTGGCCGTCATTGAAGGAAGATGGCTTGCTCATTTATTCAACTTGCACCTATAATGTGCAGGAGAATGAATATAATATTCAGAATTTTTTGGCAAATGTTGATGGAGTTTCTTTGAAAGTGAATCTACCTGAACAATGGAATGTTCTTGAGTCAAAACATGATGAGGTTTTTGGTTACCGAATGATGCCCCATCGCACGCGCAGTGAAGGTTTTTTTATGTCTGTGATACAGAAAAAAAGTGAAGAATCATCAAGACAAAAAGTTCAATTGATGAAAGCAGCAAGTGCAAAATTTGACTGGCAGCATTATTTGAAAGATGCTGACAATTTTTTGCTGATTGAATTTAAAAATCAATTTTTTGCTATTCATAAAAGTCATCATGCCTTTATTTCTGATTGTGTACAAAGGCTCCATGTAATTAATCCCGGGCTGTGTATGGGTGAAATCAAGGGACATGATTTTGTTCCGGATACCGCACTGGCATTATCAACATCGTTATCAAAAGAATCTTTCAGAATCACTGATTTAACTAAAGAAGATGCTTTGCGTTATCTTCAAAAAGAAGCAGTAATATCATCCCATTCAGAAAAGGGATTTGAATTGGTTTCATATAAAAATCAACCGCTTGGTTTTATTAAAAATTTGGGTAACCGAAGTAATAATCTCTACCCTAAAAACTGGCGAATTTTAAGTAGAGTCGAATAA
- the elbB gene encoding isoprenoid biosynthesis glyoxalase ElbB, producing the protein MKIGILLSGCGVYDGAEIQETVLAMLAIKESGHDYVCISLDKPQHHVVNHLDGSEMPESRNMLTEAARIARGDIKNITQVDPADIDALVIPGGFGSAKNFTKWAFAGPDGDILPEVKLLLVNLNNVGKPICALCVSPVVVAKALQGSSVHANMTLGSDKEPSPYDIPGFSAGLEKTGATTAMKTVREVLVDSKNKIVTAPCYMMDASIIEIRNNIKAAIAEMIMLV; encoded by the coding sequence ATGAAGATAGGAATTTTACTTTCAGGTTGCGGCGTTTATGACGGAGCAGAAATACAAGAGACCGTATTGGCCATGCTAGCGATCAAAGAGTCAGGACATGACTACGTATGCATTAGCCTTGATAAACCTCAGCATCATGTTGTGAATCATTTAGACGGAAGCGAGATGCCTGAAAGCCGTAATATGCTTACAGAAGCTGCACGCATTGCGCGCGGAGACATAAAAAACATTACCCAAGTTGACCCTGCTGATATTGATGCACTCGTCATTCCCGGAGGATTTGGTTCAGCAAAAAATTTCACCAAATGGGCATTCGCCGGTCCTGATGGTGACATTCTTCCCGAAGTAAAACTCCTCTTGGTCAACCTGAATAATGTAGGTAAACCTATTTGCGCGTTGTGTGTTAGTCCGGTTGTTGTTGCTAAAGCACTACAAGGCTCATCAGTACACGCTAATATGACCTTAGGATCAGATAAAGAACCTTCACCTTATGACATACCCGGCTTCAGTGCAGGCCTTGAAAAAACCGGTGCAACAACAGCCATGAAAACTGTGCGTGAAGTTTTGGTGGATAGCAAAAACAAAATTGTCACTGCTCCTTGCTACATGATGGATGCAAGCATTATAGAAATCAGAAATAATATCAAAGCAGCCATAGCAGAAATGATCATGCTGGTTTAA
- a CDS encoding DUF393 domain-containing protein yields the protein MTERYSYKQLVFYDGDCGFCNSSVQLILKNRKTEFYFIPLQSPKAVELLSQKKVSVTMDTIYFLKDEHLYQKSAAALQICRGLNWKFKWMFLFYFLPVFLRDPFYNWVAKRRHRLRKGYCVVPDADEKKYFINE from the coding sequence TTGACAGAACGTTATTCATATAAACAACTTGTCTTTTATGATGGAGACTGTGGCTTCTGCAATTCATCTGTTCAACTTATTCTTAAAAATAGGAAAACGGAATTCTATTTTATTCCCTTACAAAGCCCAAAAGCCGTTGAACTACTCAGCCAAAAAAAAGTATCTGTGACAATGGATACCATTTATTTTCTGAAAGATGAACATCTTTATCAAAAATCAGCAGCTGCCTTGCAAATTTGCAGAGGATTAAACTGGAAATTTAAATGGATGTTTCTGTTTTATTTTCTGCCGGTTTTTTTGCGTGACCCTTTTTATAACTGGGTTGCAAAGAGAAGGCATCGCTTGCGCAAAGGATATTGTGTTGTGCCTGATGCCGACGAAAAAAAGTATTTTATAAACGAATGA